In Halobacteriovorax marinus SJ, the following proteins share a genomic window:
- a CDS encoding coiled-coil domain-containing protein has translation MNVKFGRSLQTYYAVTFFSLISIIGYGIFYFWNYGPVNINNVSTVFEATLQLDEFKKRDDVKAIWSQVDNDRVRDAVVSLDKVQSYSKKLDSISSVDSYENFETSLKKSKESLNALISYPEVSTIVNVLHNKVSNFENFVVSNSWRTLTRVSKRINAKIKPSRTRGPGYYTYSKLHRLWSSVRDDVVLMERVTEGSVLSREDKNLILTKTKTLKTEITMLENYLGDFKKFRTDFLEVEKGFKTWIKEIEPEISLKKIQFERNSQNMLFSLIALVGIIFILGVSGYFLYRRSERTNRDEVEKVIIHAIKEGVLPTETSFDQELSLKSREEFDKYREYIHKRMSFGSIFQDAMPFSSLLLDSNLNLVWANGLFYEHWGLSEYKNSDDNITWDFLQRFTNLGENDPVITAVKDDVAGIYNIQVKTKQNEESLPFEMYVSPVEYANQRRIMISFYPLRSIEETLSNQSKSLVGPVARTLEALTTGTFNSEFKQKTEKDFDIAGIKEVWSKFQKYHDFVTGQKNGLLQEIERLENDLFDQYKLVNDIQTSLNENTEVQKVAIAKFKDTKNSIIDIVELRNEMEALYQNTVAASKGLFQDEVTLLSQSQKISETLLDQNKALENVDKVRKEYKTLKSNVDQFRGRMMQLLDQSLIFQKTDSSSYKVEQSLSKIKNEVMAFEKVLTEFAKISTALDVNLSKVQLIMQQSEIPNFSELQFRMEEARDMIESDMFNVSRLSRSGQTKDDEMISSLKGLYQAFTQGNLQLAQAIELSTSNAPLEVDLELEYDELPTPGPEASV, from the coding sequence ATGAATGTCAAGTTTGGCAGATCTCTACAAACGTATTACGCAGTAACTTTTTTCTCTCTTATTTCAATTATCGGCTACGGTATTTTTTATTTTTGGAACTATGGCCCCGTAAATATAAATAATGTCTCAACTGTTTTTGAAGCTACATTACAACTCGATGAATTTAAGAAGAGGGATGATGTAAAGGCCATTTGGTCCCAAGTTGATAATGATAGAGTTAGAGATGCGGTAGTCTCACTAGATAAAGTTCAATCATATTCAAAGAAATTAGACTCGATTTCATCAGTTGATAGTTATGAAAATTTTGAAACGTCTCTTAAAAAATCGAAAGAATCTTTAAACGCTCTTATATCTTATCCAGAAGTTTCAACGATAGTGAACGTTCTTCATAATAAAGTTTCAAATTTTGAAAACTTTGTTGTTAGCAATAGTTGGAGAACTCTTACAAGAGTCTCTAAAAGAATTAATGCGAAAATTAAACCAAGTAGAACTAGAGGTCCTGGATACTATACGTACTCAAAGCTGCATAGACTTTGGTCAAGCGTAAGAGACGATGTTGTTCTTATGGAGAGAGTAACAGAGGGTTCAGTTCTTTCAAGAGAAGATAAGAACTTAATACTTACTAAAACAAAGACATTAAAAACAGAAATTACAATGCTTGAGAATTATCTCGGTGATTTTAAAAAGTTTAGAACTGACTTTCTAGAAGTAGAAAAAGGATTTAAAACTTGGATTAAAGAAATAGAGCCAGAGATTAGTTTAAAGAAAATTCAATTCGAGAGAAATTCTCAAAATATGCTTTTTTCTTTAATCGCTCTTGTGGGAATCATTTTTATTCTAGGTGTGAGCGGTTACTTCCTTTATAGAAGAAGTGAACGTACTAATAGAGATGAAGTTGAGAAAGTAATAATCCATGCTATTAAAGAGGGAGTATTGCCAACTGAGACAAGCTTTGATCAAGAGTTGTCTCTAAAATCTAGAGAAGAATTTGATAAGTATAGAGAGTATATTCACAAGAGAATGAGTTTTGGTTCAATTTTTCAAGATGCGATGCCATTTTCATCTCTTCTTCTAGACTCAAACTTGAATCTTGTTTGGGCCAATGGTCTCTTTTATGAGCACTGGGGATTATCGGAATATAAGAACTCTGATGATAATATTACTTGGGACTTCTTACAAAGATTTACGAACTTGGGTGAGAACGATCCTGTCATTACTGCAGTTAAAGACGATGTTGCAGGAATTTATAATATTCAAGTAAAAACAAAGCAAAATGAAGAATCTCTTCCATTTGAAATGTATGTTTCTCCAGTAGAGTATGCAAATCAAAGAAGAATTATGATCTCTTTCTATCCTCTTCGTTCAATTGAAGAAACACTTTCTAATCAGTCGAAGTCTCTAGTGGGGCCTGTTGCAAGAACTCTTGAAGCATTGACTACCGGAACTTTCAATTCTGAATTTAAGCAGAAGACGGAGAAAGACTTTGATATTGCAGGTATAAAAGAAGTTTGGAGTAAGTTTCAGAAGTATCATGACTTTGTAACTGGCCAAAAGAATGGTTTATTACAAGAGATTGAAAGGCTTGAGAACGATCTCTTTGATCAGTATAAATTAGTAAACGATATTCAAACTTCATTAAATGAGAATACTGAAGTTCAAAAAGTTGCTATTGCTAAATTTAAAGATACAAAGAATAGTATTATTGACATTGTTGAGCTTAGAAATGAAATGGAAGCTTTATACCAAAACACTGTAGCAGCTTCGAAAGGATTATTTCAAGATGAAGTGACACTACTTTCTCAATCTCAAAAAATATCTGAAACTCTACTAGATCAAAATAAAGCCTTAGAAAATGTAGATAAGGTAAGAAAAGAATATAAAACTCTTAAGAGCAATGTCGATCAATTCCGCGGCAGAATGATGCAGTTATTAGATCAATCTCTTATCTTCCAAAAGACAGACTCATCTAGCTATAAAGTAGAACAGAGTTTATCAAAAATTAAAAATGAAGTAATGGCCTTTGAAAAGGTTCTAACTGAGTTTGCAAAAATTTCGACGGCCCTAGATGTGAACCTTTCTAAAGTTCAGCTAATTATGCAACAGTCTGAGATTCCTAATTTCTCAGAACTTCAGTTCAGAATGGAAGAAGCTAGAGATATGATTGAATCAGATATGTTCAATGTAAGTCGTCTCTCTAGATCGGGTCAAACTAAAGATGATGAAATGATCTCTTCACTAAAGGGACTGTATCAAGCTTTTACACAAGGTAATCTACAATTGGCTCAGGCCATTGAGTTATCAACTAGTAATGCACCACTAGAAGTTGATTTAGAGCTCGAGTATGATGAGTTACCAACTCCTGGTCCAGAAGCATCTGTTTAG
- the coaE gene encoding dephospho-CoA kinase (Dephospho-CoA kinase (CoaE) performs the final step in coenzyme A biosynthesis.): protein MKLKEIFITKKPAERLHQITSPVIGLTGGIATGKSTVSNYLQEKGLPVICADKLVKEVYRDKETLNFISSEFPNVLNDNQIDFKKLRELAFSSTENREKLESFIYQKLPFVFKSKLSEFNNPQFVIYDIPLLFEKEMENLFDVTICVYCSKEEQVKRIIKRDQSSEEMALKILENQLPIDQKKELSDFKIKNSGTIEKLELEIEALLSILLEE from the coding sequence GTGAAGCTAAAAGAGATATTTATAACTAAGAAACCAGCAGAAAGGTTACATCAAATAACTTCTCCAGTAATTGGTCTTACTGGTGGAATAGCAACAGGAAAGAGTACTGTTTCAAATTATCTACAAGAAAAAGGCCTCCCTGTTATTTGTGCTGATAAGTTAGTTAAGGAAGTATATAGAGACAAGGAAACATTGAACTTCATTAGTAGTGAATTTCCAAATGTATTAAATGACAATCAAATAGACTTCAAAAAGTTGAGGGAATTAGCCTTTTCCTCCACGGAAAATAGAGAGAAGTTAGAGAGTTTTATTTATCAAAAGCTCCCCTTTGTTTTTAAGAGTAAGCTCTCAGAGTTCAATAACCCTCAATTCGTAATTTACGATATTCCTCTACTCTTTGAAAAAGAAATGGAAAATCTCTTTGATGTCACAATTTGTGTCTATTGTTCTAAAGAAGAGCAAGTAAAGCGAATAATTAAGCGCGATCAATCTAGCGAAGAGATGGCCCTAAAGATTTTAGAAAATCAGCTTCCAATAGACCAGAAAAAAGAATTGAGTGACTTTAAAATCAAGAACTCTGGAACAATTGAGAAACTTGAGTTAGAGATAGAGGCACTACTCAGTATTCTATTAGAAGAGTAG
- the mazG gene encoding nucleoside triphosphate pyrophosphohydrolase: MSYPNFEKMVEVIAKLRDPDGGCPWDLKQTHQSLLRFLIEEAYEFIHATEENDYQAMEEEIGDVLLQVVLHCVIADQNGKFNLESVSKILADKMIRRHPHVFVDSSLAKDDSQVKENWEKIKKLENKEKKGDYFDESYLHFPALFSANKIGKKTNKINFDWEDAGQVMYKVEEEWQELKEELTSPQKDFSRIKEEMGDFLFSTAQLARHLDIDPEDALRQANKKFIRRFNSMEKLITEDSKSVEDMNQMEMDEYWDLAKRKEKGLS, from the coding sequence ATGAGTTACCCAAATTTCGAAAAAATGGTAGAAGTCATCGCCAAATTGAGAGATCCTGATGGAGGATGCCCATGGGACCTCAAACAAACTCACCAATCATTACTAAGGTTTCTCATAGAAGAAGCCTATGAATTTATTCACGCAACAGAAGAAAATGACTATCAGGCCATGGAAGAAGAAATTGGAGACGTACTTCTACAAGTAGTTCTCCACTGCGTCATTGCTGATCAAAATGGAAAATTCAATTTAGAGTCTGTCTCTAAAATCTTAGCGGACAAGATGATTCGACGACACCCTCACGTCTTTGTAGATTCCTCTTTGGCAAAGGATGACTCACAAGTAAAAGAGAATTGGGAAAAGATTAAGAAGCTTGAAAATAAAGAAAAGAAAGGGGATTACTTCGACGAGAGCTACCTTCACTTCCCCGCTCTCTTCAGTGCTAATAAAATTGGCAAGAAGACCAATAAAATCAATTTTGACTGGGAAGACGCCGGACAAGTTATGTACAAAGTTGAAGAAGAGTGGCAAGAGTTGAAAGAAGAGCTCACCTCTCCTCAGAAAGATTTTTCTAGAATTAAAGAAGAGATGGGTGACTTTCTTTTCTCAACTGCTCAATTAGCAAGACACTTAGATATTGATCCAGAAGACGCTCTAAGGCAGGCCAATAAAAAATTTATCAGACGATTTAACTCTATGGAAAAGCTCATCACCGAAGATTCTAAGAGTGTAGAAGATATGAATCAAATGGAAATGGATGAGTATTGGGATTTGGCCAAGAGGAAAGAGAAGGGTTTATCGTGA
- the ybeY gene encoding rRNA maturation RNase YbeY — protein sequence MKNKTFEAENFTIYISDSSDSNDLSNDSLSQFLEETTKVLQKFIQGTELDGRVKNCENFELDLSLCSEDEIKELNSEHRDKDKVTDVLSFPGYDSLRKGAEDLFIFEENLHFGDIVICREVCQKQAQEFAITYEQELVHLFVHGFLHLCGYDHEISEEEDKIHFSLEELLVKEIYENMGLDNGRVY from the coding sequence ATGAAAAATAAAACCTTCGAAGCTGAAAACTTCACGATCTACATCTCGGACTCTAGTGACTCAAATGATTTGAGTAACGATTCCCTTTCTCAGTTCTTAGAGGAGACTACAAAAGTCTTACAAAAATTTATTCAAGGAACAGAATTAGATGGAAGAGTTAAGAATTGCGAAAATTTTGAGCTAGATTTAAGTCTTTGCAGTGAAGATGAAATTAAAGAGCTTAACTCTGAACATAGAGATAAAGATAAGGTGACTGATGTTCTCTCTTTTCCTGGATATGATAGCTTGAGAAAGGGTGCAGAGGATCTTTTTATCTTTGAAGAAAATCTACACTTTGGTGATATCGTAATATGCAGAGAAGTTTGTCAAAAACAGGCACAAGAGTTTGCGATTACTTATGAGCAAGAGCTTGTGCATCTCTTTGTACATGGTTTTCTCCACTTATGTGGATATGATCATGAAATCTCAGAGGAAGAAGATAAAATCCATTTTTCGCTTGAAGAGTTATTGGTAAAAGAAATTTATGAGAACATGGGATTAGATAATGGAAGAGTCTATTAA
- the prfB gene encoding peptide chain release factor 2 — protein MRKFLRSKAMTSDLKTYGGHFEVERKSARLSEISDMEAMEGFWDDSDNAAKVQKEKSVLSDVVETYTTLKELFDEFEVLVEFANGEEDEDSALEAIDCYDKFLKQFNAAELKVLLSGEVDPNNAIVSINAGAGGTESCDWASMLFRMINRWAESKAFKVQVLDVQDGDSAGIKSATMTISGNYAYGYLKSEIGVHRLVRISPFDSNARRHTSFSSIFVSPEIDDNIEIEILDKDLKIDVYRSGGAGGQSVNTTDSAVRITHIPTNTVVTCQNERSQLQNKLQAMKVLRSRLYELEMEKRRAQEAETEASKQEIGWGAQIRSYVLHPYKLVKDTRTSFESGNAEKVLDGDLDGFMDAFLRWSVSSKIEEENS, from the coding sequence ATGAGAAAGTTTCTGCGCTCAAAGGCTATGACGAGCGACTTGAAAACTTACGGAGGTCACTTTGAAGTAGAGAGAAAGTCTGCTCGCTTAAGTGAAATCTCTGATATGGAGGCCATGGAGGGGTTTTGGGATGACTCCGACAATGCCGCCAAAGTTCAAAAAGAAAAATCTGTTCTCTCTGATGTTGTTGAAACCTACACTACACTAAAAGAATTATTTGATGAATTTGAAGTTCTCGTGGAATTTGCCAACGGTGAAGAAGACGAAGACTCTGCCTTAGAGGCCATTGATTGCTATGATAAATTTTTAAAACAATTTAATGCCGCGGAATTGAAAGTACTTCTTTCGGGTGAAGTCGATCCAAATAATGCCATTGTATCTATCAATGCAGGGGCTGGGGGAACTGAGTCCTGTGATTGGGCAAGCATGCTCTTTAGAATGATTAATCGCTGGGCTGAATCCAAAGCATTTAAAGTTCAAGTTTTGGATGTTCAAGACGGAGATAGTGCAGGTATTAAGTCTGCGACAATGACAATTTCTGGTAATTACGCCTATGGATATCTAAAGTCAGAGATTGGCGTGCACAGACTTGTTAGAATCTCTCCATTTGACTCAAATGCAAGAAGACATACTTCATTTTCTTCTATCTTTGTTTCACCAGAGATTGATGACAATATTGAGATCGAAATTTTAGATAAAGATTTAAAGATCGACGTTTACCGCTCAGGTGGAGCTGGTGGGCAGTCCGTAAACACAACCGACTCAGCGGTTAGGATTACTCACATTCCAACTAACACAGTTGTGACATGTCAAAATGAAAGAAGTCAGCTACAAAATAAATTACAGGCCATGAAAGTTCTTCGCTCTCGTCTTTATGAATTAGAAATGGAGAAGAGAAGGGCCCAAGAAGCAGAGACTGAAGCGAGTAAGCAGGAAATTGGATGGGGCGCTCAAATAAGGTCTTACGTTTTACATCCCTATAAATTAGTTAAAGATACTAGAACAAGTTTTGAATCGGGAAATGCGGAAAAAGTTCTCGATGGGGATCTCGATGGATTTATGGATGCATTTTTAAGGTGGTCAGTAAGTTCTAAAATAGAAGAGGAGAACTCTTAA
- a CDS encoding ABC transporter permease, which yields MFQSTLLKLFLSDKGTRRFAIGVVFGFAFSIAVILGNIGIMDGFEGALRTGLKKSNGDLTIHSRYGFFDFESYLKHELELANINTFTSIVQTEGFVIKNEVSKGVQIKGIEEESFKKVTGLDITLEDNEVVLGLELANFLKVKKGDPIVLAFANGNSQVSGLPSLKRYQVASTISHGIYQRDLRTLYIKKNILQSDLNVENRVNLISLNISSDENDFLKDPVGYSLKIEKVIDGFKGSIGRSYIVKPYWREFITLITAVKEEKFFISIILQIIVVISIFNVLAFVVFLNEKRSRELFLFKALGMSQKKVRQGWLYLMSLIWVSSCLLALLFVEVFDWALVNLPFFKLPGDVYTLGNLSINLDTFDYILVFFISYFWLFIISWFALLSMSKKSVLTGLRKEFA from the coding sequence TTGTTTCAATCTACACTTTTAAAATTATTTCTCAGTGATAAAGGAACTAGAAGATTCGCAATTGGAGTCGTCTTTGGTTTTGCTTTTTCAATTGCAGTTATTCTGGGAAATATCGGAATCATGGATGGATTTGAGGGAGCACTGAGAACTGGGCTTAAGAAGTCTAATGGTGATCTCACTATTCACTCTCGCTATGGTTTCTTTGATTTTGAAAGTTATCTCAAACACGAGTTAGAACTCGCAAATATTAATACCTTCACGAGCATTGTTCAGACTGAGGGCTTTGTTATTAAAAACGAAGTTTCCAAAGGTGTTCAAATAAAGGGAATTGAAGAGGAATCGTTTAAGAAGGTAACAGGACTAGATATTACTCTTGAAGATAATGAAGTTGTCCTCGGTTTAGAGTTAGCAAACTTTTTAAAGGTGAAAAAGGGAGATCCAATAGTTCTTGCCTTTGCTAATGGGAACTCTCAAGTCTCCGGTCTCCCATCATTAAAGAGGTATCAAGTTGCTTCAACAATAAGTCATGGAATTTATCAAAGAGACTTAAGAACACTCTATATTAAGAAGAATATCTTACAAAGTGATCTAAATGTTGAGAATAGGGTTAATTTGATATCTTTAAATATCAGCTCTGATGAGAATGATTTTCTCAAAGACCCTGTAGGCTATTCATTAAAAATTGAAAAAGTTATTGATGGGTTTAAAGGCTCTATTGGGCGTTCATATATAGTAAAGCCTTATTGGCGAGAGTTCATAACATTAATCACTGCAGTTAAAGAAGAGAAGTTCTTCATAAGTATCATTCTTCAAATTATCGTTGTAATCTCCATCTTCAATGTATTGGCCTTTGTCGTTTTCTTAAACGAAAAGAGATCAAGAGAGTTATTCTTATTCAAAGCGCTTGGAATGAGTCAAAAGAAAGTAAGGCAGGGATGGCTCTATCTCATGTCTTTGATTTGGGTGTCATCATGCTTATTGGCTCTTTTATTTGTTGAAGTTTTTGATTGGGCCCTCGTTAATTTACCATTCTTTAAGCTACCTGGAGACGTCTATACGCTTGGGAATCTATCAATTAATTTAGATACATTTGATTATATTTTAGTATTCTTTATATCGTATTTTTGGCTTTTTATTATTTCATGGTTTGCATTACTTTCAATGAGTAAAAAGTCTGTTCTCACTGGTCTTAGAAAGGAGTTCGCATAA
- a CDS encoding ABC transporter ATP-binding protein: MSFVTVTNVKKTFAKAEALSGVDVNFEAAEQYVIKGASGSGKSTLLYLIGGLDRASSGEISVGGKNLFHLGDDALALYRNNFVGFIFQFHFLLPSMNCLDNILLPAKIGGKDVNAAKKLGLELAETLKVSHCLEKFPYELSGGEQQRINIIRALSLRPKLLLCDEPTGNLDSENSKIVTNLLKSLAKEFKATLIVVTHDESVAKHFEQQLVMSDGCIVSK; the protein is encoded by the coding sequence ATGTCTTTTGTAACTGTGACTAATGTTAAGAAAACATTTGCAAAGGCGGAGGCCTTGAGTGGAGTGGATGTTAATTTTGAGGCCGCAGAACAATATGTCATCAAAGGAGCGTCGGGCTCGGGGAAGTCAACTCTTCTCTATTTGATCGGAGGACTTGATCGTGCCAGTAGTGGAGAGATCTCTGTTGGGGGTAAGAACCTCTTTCACTTGGGCGATGATGCTCTAGCTCTTTATAGAAATAACTTTGTAGGGTTTATATTCCAATTTCACTTTCTACTTCCTTCAATGAATTGTTTAGACAATATTTTGCTTCCTGCAAAAATTGGTGGGAAGGATGTTAATGCCGCTAAGAAATTAGGGCTTGAGCTGGCAGAGACTCTGAAAGTTTCTCACTGCCTTGAGAAATTTCCTTATGAGCTATCTGGCGGGGAGCAGCAAAGAATTAATATTATCCGCGCCCTTTCACTTAGACCTAAATTGCTTCTATGCGATGAGCCGACTGGGAATCTCGATTCTGAAAACTCTAAGATCGTAACTAATCTATTAAAGAGCTTGGCCAAGGAGTTTAAGGCCACTCTGATTGTAGTCACTCACGATGAGAGTGTGGCCAAACATTTCGAGCAGCAGCTTGTAATGAGTGATGGCTGCATAGTGTCCAAATAA
- the bamA gene encoding outer membrane protein assembly factor BamA: protein MSQLFTDRDRLLSPYKLCSFLVLFILFISTNIFAIDDIGPKQNLFKISDIQIEGIKKVEKEAILERINSRKGMMLDNYLLRKDIQRIYSLKYFEWVESHHRKLKGKDILVFKVKEKPIVTRIIFEGNDEVDEDDLTSQLKTKEFSILDVNTIKLDLASLQKFYEEKGFYLASVDYELRNRNEENLDLVFKIREYEKVLVKKISFFGNKAFSDDEIKGIMETREESLFSFMSGSGNFKEFNFNIDIERIKDFYKTKGYLLVNVGTPDITVSEDRKWVFISVKVNEGPLFTVRDITFQGEVLFSDSELHEKLKLKSDETYSEALLRQDVQMLTEMYQDKGYAFANVLRTLHPVPGENRVDVEFSFEKGKIAYFGKIVVKGNTKTRDKVIRRELKIHEGAMFSGSSLRESKENVNRLGFFEPGSVVFNTVSPQGRDDVLDVEIQVKERNTGQISLGAGYSTATGAFLQASISQNNFRGLGQNLSFSLNIADSNKTFNIGFTEPYLFDTKWTAGGDIFLTSNSQSSSYDYKRKGFDIRVGYPIFDYTRLFVTYKFEDTQLENVVDPTIDPDTENGLASSVKTTILRDKRDNRMEPTKGYYLSLSAEYAGVGGEKKWFRNEFDGRLFHRVVGDLIFRSRLFAGKIERDGRAIPRTEKYTLGGSRNLRGYSYEDIGPKKTVNATIEGVNRDYTFNSGSLFSAYTQIEFEHPLAREAGLKWVLFFDAGDASPVDDFDLKMDYGFGFRWFSPIGVLRFEFGYPLGDDEQAGSQFHFDIGQLF from the coding sequence ATGTCTCAACTTTTTACAGACAGGGATAGGCTGTTATCACCTTATAAGTTATGCAGCTTTCTGGTCTTATTTATATTATTCATTAGTACGAATATCTTCGCAATTGACGACATTGGTCCTAAGCAGAATCTTTTTAAAATTTCTGATATTCAAATTGAGGGGATTAAGAAGGTAGAGAAGGAAGCCATTCTTGAGAGGATTAACTCTAGAAAAGGGATGATGCTCGATAACTATCTTTTAAGAAAAGATATTCAGAGAATCTATAGTCTAAAGTATTTCGAGTGGGTGGAGTCTCACCACCGAAAGCTCAAAGGTAAAGACATTCTCGTCTTTAAAGTTAAAGAAAAGCCAATCGTAACAAGAATTATTTTTGAAGGTAATGATGAAGTTGATGAGGATGATTTAACTTCTCAGTTGAAGACGAAAGAATTCTCCATCCTTGATGTTAATACTATTAAGTTAGACTTGGCGTCCCTACAAAAATTCTATGAAGAGAAAGGTTTCTACCTTGCCTCTGTTGATTATGAGCTTAGAAATAGAAATGAGGAAAACTTAGATCTAGTTTTTAAGATTCGTGAATATGAAAAGGTTCTGGTTAAGAAGATTTCTTTCTTTGGAAATAAGGCCTTCTCGGATGATGAGATTAAAGGAATTATGGAAACAAGAGAGGAGAGTCTCTTCTCTTTCATGTCTGGTTCTGGAAACTTTAAGGAATTTAACTTCAATATCGACATTGAGAGAATTAAAGATTTCTATAAGACAAAGGGTTACCTTCTCGTAAATGTTGGGACTCCAGATATTACGGTTTCAGAAGATAGAAAGTGGGTCTTCATATCTGTAAAAGTTAATGAGGGACCTCTATTTACGGTGAGAGATATTACTTTTCAAGGTGAAGTTCTCTTCTCGGATAGTGAGCTACATGAAAAGTTAAAGCTCAAGTCAGATGAAACATATTCAGAAGCACTTTTAAGACAAGATGTTCAAATGTTAACAGAGATGTATCAAGATAAAGGATACGCATTTGCTAACGTTCTTAGAACTCTTCACCCTGTTCCGGGGGAGAATAGAGTTGATGTTGAATTCTCTTTTGAGAAGGGTAAGATCGCTTATTTTGGAAAAATTGTTGTTAAAGGAAATACAAAGACTAGAGATAAAGTTATTCGCCGTGAACTTAAGATTCATGAGGGCGCAATGTTCTCTGGTTCAAGCCTTAGAGAATCTAAAGAGAATGTTAATAGACTAGGTTTCTTCGAGCCTGGAAGTGTTGTCTTTAATACGGTTTCTCCTCAGGGTAGAGACGATGTTCTAGACGTTGAGATTCAAGTTAAAGAGAGAAATACTGGACAGATCTCACTTGGAGCAGGTTATTCAACAGCGACAGGAGCTTTCTTACAGGCTTCGATTTCTCAGAATAACTTTAGAGGTTTAGGACAGAACCTATCTTTCTCACTCAATATTGCAGATAGTAATAAGACGTTTAATATCGGATTCACTGAGCCGTACCTCTTTGACACAAAGTGGACAGCAGGTGGAGATATCTTCTTAACGAGCAACTCTCAATCATCATCGTATGACTATAAGAGAAAGGGATTCGATATAAGAGTTGGTTATCCGATCTTTGATTATACGAGACTCTTTGTAACTTATAAGTTTGAAGATACTCAGCTTGAAAATGTTGTAGACCCTACAATTGACCCTGATACTGAAAATGGACTTGCCTCATCAGTTAAGACAACGATCTTAAGAGATAAGAGGGATAATAGAATGGAGCCTACTAAGGGGTACTATCTTTCTCTCTCGGCAGAGTATGCTGGTGTTGGTGGCGAGAAGAAGTGGTTTAGAAATGAATTTGATGGAAGACTCTTCCATAGAGTAGTGGGAGATCTTATCTTTAGATCTAGACTCTTTGCTGGGAAGATTGAAAGAGATGGTAGGGCCATTCCAAGAACTGAGAAATATACTCTTGGTGGATCAAGAAACTTAAGAGGTTACTCTTATGAAGATATTGGACCAAAGAAAACGGTTAACGCGACAATTGAAGGTGTGAATAGAGATTATACTTTTAACTCTGGTTCACTCTTTTCGGCCTATACGCAGATCGAATTTGAGCACCCTCTAGCTAGAGAAGCTGGACTTAAGTGGGTTCTCTTCTTTGACGCAGGTGATGCATCACCAGTAGATGATTTTGATTTGAAGATGGATTATGGTTTTGGATTTAGATGGTTCTCTCCAATTGGAGTTCTTAGATTTGAATTTGGATATCCTTTAGGGGATGATGAACAAGCAGGTAGCCAATTCCATTTTGATATAGGACAATTATTTTAA
- a CDS encoding OmpH family outer membrane protein: MKKILVLVAAMMMSAQTMAVVVGKVDVQKVILSVNEGKKIKDQLKKTFDEKQKILKKEEDKIRKMQEDFKKQSLVMNDKAKETKQREIQENIIKLQQKTAGYQREIQELEQKHKKPLFEKIKAVINSVSKSSGVDLTIESSTAPVLYAKSEKDLTDEVIAAYNKKHK; this comes from the coding sequence ATGAAGAAAATATTAGTATTAGTAGCAGCAATGATGATGTCTGCCCAAACAATGGCCGTTGTTGTAGGGAAGGTTGATGTTCAAAAAGTTATACTTTCAGTAAATGAAGGGAAGAAAATCAAAGACCAACTAAAGAAGACTTTTGATGAGAAACAAAAAATCTTAAAGAAAGAAGAAGATAAAATCAGAAAGATGCAAGAAGACTTCAAGAAGCAAAGCCTTGTAATGAATGACAAAGCTAAGGAAACTAAGCAAAGAGAAATTCAAGAAAATATTATCAAGCTTCAACAAAAGACAGCTGGATATCAAAGAGAGATTCAAGAGCTTGAGCAAAAGCACAAGAAACCACTTTTTGAAAAAATTAAAGCAGTAATTAACTCTGTTTCTAAAAGTTCAGGTGTAGATTTAACAATTGAATCTTCAACAGCTCCTGTTCTATATGCAAAGTCTGAAAAAGACCTAACTGACGAAGTTATCGCGGCATATAATAAGAAGCATAAATAA